The genomic window CTCAATAAATTCTCTTCcttatttcacacattttggaCTAGCATACATGCAATACCTCACACTTCGTTCAGTGATAAAGCAGAAATATTTTTGATAAGTTTAAAACGTTTTCATCCCTACCCCCTTTTGTAGTTGACATGTATATTAAGGGAGACAGAATCTAAATGGGCATCAGCATTTTACATGGGGTTCTATATTTTGTCGATTTCAGTGTTGAGGAATGGTCTGACTGCTGTGGCACCAGTGAAGATGCACAGCCGTCTGCAGGAGttgaagaaggaagaggagactCTCCTCAAAATCAAAGTCATGCTACAAGACCAGCTGAACAGGCTGAAGGTGAGCGTGAGGCTTTAGAGACACAACATGATGGGGCTTGTGTCACTATTTGTGGTCCCAGTggtttatactgtatatcctgTGCTCACTTTGTGTTTCAGTTTGAAGAGGGGGCGTTGAAATCAATCATTAATGCTCAAACAGATGAAGGAGCCTCTCAACACCCATCCCCAGAAACCGAGGTACATCAATTCACAAATTTGTTTAGAGATCACAGTGTGGCATATGAAGATAGTCTCAGTAATAGCTGTTTCTTTTATGTGTTGGTTCAGttttaaatactaaaaaatgtaaatcccCCCTTTTCCCACTTTGATATGATCTGGTTTTTGGAGTATCCTGGTTATATGTTTGCTTATGTAAACATCATATCATGGCCTCAGAAACCTGCTAGCCCTTGTATAGGTTTCGAAAAACCAGAATATGCAACCCGAGTATCAAAAACATGTACAATGACATGTAAACACCCTAAGCAGGATCTGATTACTGTCTGTCATGCTGGAATGTGCTTTTTCAACTTGCGTTTGGTCATCAGTTAATGGTTAAAATCAAAAGTGTGAAGCTGGCAAACAATACATGTATTCACTTATTCCATTTCTGCAAATTAAATTGCAAATGCAGTTTATACTTTGTTTGCCACACTGGACATCTTTAGCTCATTTCAAGCATGTGACTAATGTTTCTATTTTGTCATGTCTAGAGACCTGTGGTAGTAGTTTGAATCTGAATTAGAAATAACGCAGCTTTTGCCACTAATACACTACATGTGTTGAACCCAAACTTAGACATGACATCATGATAACTAGCTGAAACATGTCATaatgtggtgatgatgatgatgatagttattataataataataataatgataataacaataagcatttaattttgttattatttattagcaAAGACCTTCGGCACAGCTTTCAGACAATTACTGCATAGACGAACAAAGACCCTAATTAACgttataatgaaaaatatagtcAGATTAAATAACTATTTACAATTGTCTAAAAATATCATTGTAAGCGAAAGATAAGTGGCTCCAACTAGACTTTACTTGTAGACACTGCCTTAAACTTTGTTATGCATCTTCTTAATTAtcacaaaaatatgcataatGTTAAAGCAAATAATATGactaacaatgaaaatgagctgcataatattttattaagcTTGCGTCTGTATTTGAAGTTCTGAGTTTCATTCTTAGTCCCTGCTTTTTAAGACTTGATTTTAATGTAGTCCACATGCATGTTGTTTATCTTCAGGTTCATATTAACCTTGATGATGAGAGCGAGATCAATCGCACCAAACTGCTACTGAATGCCGCTGTAGATTACGatatggaggaggaggatgaggaggaggaagacgatgaggatgaagatgaagaggatgatgaagatgatgacaaTGAACTTGAGTTTGTGCCTGAGggggaagaagatgaagatgattaCTGAGATTTTCAGCTTCCCCAGTGTTCCCCAGTGGGACTTCAGTATTTGCACCATTGAAGAACTACCGTGTGTAGATGGacagttgtttatttgttcaccTGTTTTGTACTTTGACTTATGAAGTTAAgaagtttaatttatttgaatggAGTGAGTAACAGTTAGTGTGATGATGTGTGGTGCTCACAGTATCCTCTCGTTTGCCTACTTAAAGGCATATCATCCAGATTTCAAAACACGTTAGGATTCATGTGTCGAATTTTGTGAGAAATGTCTCACTGAAAAAAGACAGTGTTATTACAGTAGGTGCTTATAGGTTACCAGACATAATAATAAGCTGAGTAGCAATTCAGTTGAGAATCAAAACTCAGATGTTGAGATGTGTTTGTTAGCATTAAACTATATGGCTGGGCCATATAAGAggactgtgtgtctgcatatgtACAAAATGATTATTGTAAGCACAAAATAAAATTTTTTGCATAGGGttctcctgttttgttttgtacagTTTACACCTGCTTTGCAATATGCATTAAGTATTGTTTACATTAATAACCAATAGATAGATACAAAGTACATGTTTTCCAGATGTAACAAATGTTTACTTAACAGTGCACTGACAGTAAAAAAGCAcgtttttgttctgtttcttcTCAGATATTCAATCCAGGTAATACCAATGTTAAATTCATGTCCTAACCTGACCTGGTCGAATGGGTAATGCAGTGCAAACACTTTCCACCAGCAAACCATTCAGCATTTTTCTAAACAGCTAAAACAATACAGTGAGCCTCACAATAAGGCCAGCTTTCACACTGACAGTGGGGACAGCTCTGGAGAAGGGTGGTGCTACAACAGGCCGAGTACAATAGAAATTGCATCAATAGATATATACAGCTTTCTACATGGTCCCCTGTTTCAGCGGAGCTCCCATTCACCCGGGGACTTGGGCTTAAGCACACACCTGCTACAAATGAACTCTTAATAAAATACACAGGTAAGTTTGCATTTTATGCAGAGCACTTACTGCTGTAAACACAATTTTATGGTGCAATTGTCGATGCTGATGTGCAAAACTTACAGATCTTAAAAAAGATAAAGGTAAATATGACTAGGAATGTGCTTTATCTGCATTATGATTATCATGGTGCAATGCCTTAGTAAGTTTATGAAGTAAATCCTATGTGCAGTACTGATTGCAAGCTTTTTAGGGTGTAATATTGGAATGCAATATGATGTTTAACATCTGGAATGGAAActcttcacaataaaaaaaataaatttaaaaccTTCAAAACCTGGATATTTACCTTGACAATGCAACAAACCACACTGATTTCCTTGGATTGGTCAAATGAGGTTACGAAATAGTCAAATTCACATTACGTCTATTTGTGTGAAGCAGTTCATGATTTGTCATGTGATTATGCACTGTAAATATATCAACCTCTCTGACATTAACTTTGCTTACAGAGGTGAAATCATAGTTTGTATGGTATCTGCCTGCCTCAGCAAGATGAACTCACACTCTATTGAGTTTGAATAGGGGCATTTGGCTCTGCATAAGGAAAGTGGGATCCCCTGTTGTCCATCACATGTGATGCTTCTAGACTGTTTGATGACAATTTTCCATAAAGACCCTTTTAAGCATGTTTTAGGTACCAAAATGTTTGCTCCAGAACATTGCAGTGATCAAGCGGTGATGTCGAATAGTGTTTGCCTGTGTGCAGAACTGGAGCAGAACCAGACAGTGACTGTGCTGCAGGCTCAGGAATACCATGCTGCCCCGCTGTGCATTCAGTGTGTGCCATGTGTTTATGTTGGTGCTGTGTCTGTCTGCGGCTGAGGACTTCGACTGGACAAAGAACAACCACGGCTCCTTCTATTATGGCACTTTTCCAGCTGGTATGAGTCCTATGAACACAACTTGGTcttataatttatatttgaatgaTTTTGTATTAGTGGGATTATGCTCTTAGACTGGCCTCCTAAGAGCAGGTTGAATGGTTGTTGCCAATGTTGTATTCATTAGGATTTTCGTGGGGTGCCGGCAGTTCAGCCTATCAAACAGAAGGAGCCTGGGACAAAGATGGAAAAGGACTGAGCATCTGGGACGTGTTCAGTCATAAGAAAGGCAAAGTGCAACAAAATGAAACTGGGGATTCCTCCTGTGAGGGCTACTACAAAGTCAAGGTAGGGTGATCAGGTGACGTGTGCATCAGATATCAGGAGACAACACAAGTGCAGAAGCAAATCTAAATACTTTACTccattatgtgtgtatgtgtgtgtgttgtacaggATGACATTTCTTTGATTAAGGAGCTGAAGCTTAACCACTACCGTTTCTCCATCTCCTGGCCTAGACTCATCCCCACCGGCATTAAGTGTGAGTATCTGATGTTAATTCAAACCACATACGCATGATTCACTTTGTTCATTTATGAAGCTGAGGAATTATATCCACTTTAACATCATTTGCAGCTGATCACATAAATGAAAAAGGAATTCGGTACTATGATGAACTGATCGACCAACTGCTGGAGAACAAGATCACTCCCATTGTTACTCTGTATCACTGGGACCTTCCACAGGTTGTTACACAAAATATTGATACATTTCTGACTTTATTCTCAATATTTTTACACTACAGTGATATTCTTCTTCACTGAGTTACTTAAATCTTTACTTTTCTAGGTCTTGCAAGAGAAATATGGTGGATGGCAGAATATAAGTATGGTCAACCATTTCAATGAATTTGCCAACCTGTGCTTTGAAAGGTTTGGCAACCGAATAAAGTATTGGATCACCTTCAACAATCCATGGGTATGTTCAGTATAAATGGCTTGCAGTTTGCTACAAGAACATCTGCCTTGTAGCTTTTTGATCATAGAACTTAGATAAACATGTTACTGTTACTGAAAGTAATCATCATTGCACTAATACTCTACTCAACCACAGTCTGTTGCAGTTGAAGGATATGAGACAGGTGAGCATGCCCCTGGACTGAAGCTGAGAGGAACTGGAGCATACAGAGCTGCCCATCACATTATTAAGGTAGGAGGGTGCAAAAGTATCAAAAAAACCAGCCAGCAATTAATGACCACTTTGAACAGGAATGTAAATCATGTCCAAAACATCTTTTTCGTAGGCCCATGCTAAAGTTTGGCACACTTACGATACACAGTGGAGGGCAAAACAAAAAGGTAAACAAGGTCAGATTCTAGTAACATCTTGACTTAATTCGACACACATCTCTCAACAGTACTGTCTGTTTGAGTGTTGAGAGCTGCTGTGCACATCTGCAGGTATGGTTGGCATCTCTCTGTCCGGGGATTGGGGTGAGCCAGTGGATCTTACCAACCAGAAAGACATTGAAGCAGCTGAGAGATACGTTCAGTTCTACCTGGGCTGGTTTGCCACACCGATCTTTCATGGCGACTACCCTCAAGTGATGAAAGACTTCATAGGTAAGTTAAACACTTAGTTTGAGGATTGTTTAAATGAAAAGCCAAATCATTTATTAACAAATGCTCGTGATCATGTGTGCAGGAAGGAAGAGTGTCCAGCAGGGCCTTGGGACATCTCGACTGCCTTCATTTTCCCCCCAAGAGAAGAGCTACATGAAGGGTACTTGTGACTTCCTTGGCATCGGCCACTTCACCACCCGCTACATCACCCAGAAGAGCTACCCAATAGGccgtagcagcagcagcaactactTCACTGACCGCGACCTGGCCGAGCTGGTCGACCCACGGTGGCCTGACCCCGGGTCTGAGTGGCTCTACTCTGTGCCTTGGGGTTTTAGACGTCTGCTCAATTTTGTTAAGGTGACTCAAGGTGTACTGTAGTGAATGGCTTGTCAAAATCTATGCTGTACTTTTAGCACACTGCAACCCttgttaaattacataaaatcaaCTTATTGTAACATATTGATTCCTTCCCTTGTAGACTCAGTATGGAAACCCAATGATTTATGTGACTGAGAATGGAGTCTCTGAGAAGATGTTATGCACAGAGCTGTGTGATGACTGGAGGATACAGTATTATAAAGACTACATCAATGAGATGCTAAAAGGTGAATGATCTCACACGTGCACACGCACCTGTGCAATTCTTTTGTTTGGAGCACGTTAATATCAAGTCTAAATCAAGTTTTGCAGTCAGCCCACTCTCTGTTGTCTGTGCTGTCACTCAGCTATCAAAGATGGAGTCAATGTGAAGGGTTACACTGCCTGGTCCCTGCTGGACAAGTTTGAGTGGGATGAAGGCTACTCCGAGAGATTTGGCTTGTATTATGTGGACTTCAGGAACAAAAACAAGCCTCGCTACCCCAAAGCTTCTGTTCAGTTCTACAAACGTATAATCAGCTCCAATGGATTTCCCAATCAGAGAGAGGTGAGAATTAGAGTGCTCACTACAAATACCTGCTTTTAATCCTTCTCCGTCTGGATGATTTTTTCTCATAAATATCCAGAAACGTATACAGATATTTTCGCTGGTACAGAAATCAAGACATGTACTTTAATTGGTTAATTGTGCCACAAAAAAGGTCAGTGATGATATGTGATTGCATTGTACTTTCACACAGGTTGAAAACTGGAGGAGGAAGGCTGTTGAGAGCTGCTCTTCTAGCAACCAGCTCCTAGCTGCAGGTAAGTTCGCCTATAACATCGCTGACATCAGTGATCACAGGTGAACACCTAGCTGGGGTAAACAATAAAGATTCTGAGCTAAATACTAAAAACTTACCAAtagtttttaaaagcaaatgagatcaatcattaaaaattgatttgaaaatgtgttgtggTTCTTTAAGCACCCCAGAACACACTTGAAAAAATTATTAGTTAATTGATaatggtggaaaaacaaaacctggCTAACAAAAAAGCTGTAACTGAATATCTGAGATATCTTCTTTGTTTGCCCCTCCAGCTAGAAGAAAATCCAAGGAACATGCAGAAATGCCAAAGGTTTGGCCAGTGCATGATGAAGTTTAGAACTTGAGGGTACATGTCTTCCATTGATGTAATGTTTGTCTGATTAACAAAGTTTGGCATCTGCAGTTTAACACCGAGACTTTCCTCTGAAACAAGCTTGTACTCTTTTTGATGAAGTGTACAACTACTTGTTTGCTTACCGAACGTTTGACCAGTGCGCTTACATCTCATTTAAGCCCTTTTGATTTCACAGCAGCTTTAAGAAAAACTCATTAAGCATAAAGCGTATCTGTGGACTTCTGCCCATGGGGTATTTCACAAAGCAGGATTACAAATTTCACCAGATCTCATAATACCAgtgaaactgtaaaaaaagaaacttcaaCCTCAGGTTTAAGAATATAATCTTCCTCTTGACAGCAAATGATTAAATAGTTTCAGAAGATTTTAATTTTGCCGTTTTCTGGCTATGTTGCAAATGCTGCTTTCTGAAATATTCCCCAGTAGCTGCATGCAGCTCTCAAAGGGTTAAAGTTTCGTTAATCAACTCTGAgtaatttctctttttctattagAGGAACAGCGGAGTACTGCTGCCAATATTCTAAGACTTATACATGGTAAGGAATCACTCATGCTCACTATGAATCCGATAAACAATGATTtgattcaagaaaaaaatatattaaccctTTGAGTGCTGTGCTTGAGCATCATCACCCGCTTTATAAGTACTGACTAAAACTTCTAGATAATGCTAGTGAGTTgttaatatgtgtatgtgtgtgtgctttgcaGACCCTTTGACCAGCCACATGGAGATGGTAACTGAGATCGTTGTTCCCACTGTGTGCACACTCTCTATTTTACTCAGTGCCATCTTCCTTATGTTCCTGCTGCGGAGGCGGAACTAGGAAGGAGCTCTCGCACTGTGCATGTTTACAATCACGAACCTCatcacacatggacacacacactcatattgTAAGTTCAACAAATCTTTAATCAATCATGAGTgaacataaatacattatttaaactGAGTTTCAAGAGAATTGGTGACTTAATTTCATTTGATGTGCATACAGTGtttgctgtaaaaacaccccccAATTATTTAGCCAATAATCAATTAAGTAGCAGACACTCCACCAGTGTGAATAGCTCTGCAACATGTTGAATTTTCTTATTAAAACATTGCTGTGAAATATTACCATTGCAAACAGTGctctctgtatttgtgttttcactTGATTAAAATTGGGAGTTAGCCTAATTAACCAAAATCTCTCTGAACTATTATCTTGaacagacaagaaaaaacatcagagaAACACTTAAGAGGGTCGCAAACAATTCAGAAAGACTGTAAGTTATTCATTCATAACATCTGACAGGCATACAGTATAGGCCTACTAACAGAAATCCCTATAGTGGTTCCTCTAAGATTTGTGATGCtgtttaggtttttttaaatagttaacATGTGGTGACAgtatcaaaaatgaaaatatacatatgGTTGAGTTGTGCTCTGTGTAAACTCATGCAAAGTTGACGAGGCTGCAGCACACCGTGGTAGAGAAGAAGGCTGGATCCTCGCTGTCCCCATTCACTGTTTCGTTTGGGTAATCTGAAAATtagattacattaaaaacagttatAGAAGTTATCTGTACATTACAGGGGTAGTTACTATTTGCAGCTGTATGGGATGTATACTGTGTGTGATGCGGTGCATAAAGATCACCTGTTTCAAAGATGACATGATCAACCAGAGGTCTGTCACTGAGCTGTAAGGCTGTCCTGACCTCTCGAGGACCATGGCCACTGGACACCTCAACCCCCCACAAAACTGGTTGCTCTCTGTAGAATACATACGCAGAAAAGCAAGGATGTATTTGATTTTTGATCAAATGGGGGCATTTAGAGATCAATGTGaacgttttttaaatttcacatcAGAGGCAAGGTACAAGAAATGGCTGCCTCTCTACTTTACTACAGTTGGACTGCCAAACACAAATGACATCACATCTGCAAAGTTATGAAACTGACAATATCTGCTTGTTTAAAGTTTAATGAGGACAAATCTGTGGGGACACTGAATAAGGCTTTTATGGGGCACAGTTGCAGGTTAACATCCTGTCTCTCACATTTACTAAATGTTGtgttaaaacatgaacaaaaagacaaataccTTAATGATGTGCAGTTACAATTTCTCTGGACATGATGAAGCACTTTGTGGTCGTGTTACTTACTTCTGGTAGAAATGGCTGATCAGCGCAGGTTTGATTTGCAGTTTGAACTCGTGGTCCTCATCATACGGGTACATTTTGTAGTGCTGCAAACATGATCTAAtggaaagggagaaaggagaaaagataTTAAATTGTTATATATAGAAAAATTGAATTTGTACACCCTTACATCACTGGAACACACCGACTTGACTTACTGTGTGAGGAAGAACAGCCGGTCGTATGGCAAACCCAGGAAGGTGCTGCAGGTCACAATTATTTCCAGCAGATGGTGCAGTTTCCTGAGTCGGATTACTTGCTCCTGCAGATCAACCTCTGTGCTCAGGTAATAACACTGTGGAATGAAATACTTAGATTCAATATTTTGTtaacagtcatttttaaatagctGTCATTAAAATAGTCTTGGGCTTACCAAGTGGTTTAGAGTTGTCAATTCTTCACCTGTGGAAAAGCAATGATTGtatgaaaaaaaggcaaagttTGTGTCTAACGATTCAAGTGGAGGCAAACATtgcagtaaaatacaaacacaatcaTGTGTGAATTGGAGATCCGAGCAATAATTAAGAGGTTACCAATGAGATAGTTAATGTAATCCTTTCTCATCTTGTCCAGACCCATTTCTAGCAGCATGTGGACAGGGGTGACACCTGTGAGAGACACATGATCGATCTGCTGGTGGTAGGACTGCAGTATGAGCTTGCTGagggagctgctgctgtctctgtgAATCTGGTGGAAGTGAAACATACagacaaaaaatatacatacacacacacacacacacacattaaactcaTCAACCTCCAGTAATTTCTCTGATAACCAGTTTCCAGAATCAGCACCATTACACACCCAGGGTTTGATGTCACCGTATCTCAGAGCTTCAATGACTAACTTCAGACAGTCTCCAATGTCTTGATATGATGTCACAcctgtaatttaaaacaaaatgaggaAAACTGTTTTCACTGTGCGATTATTatgttaaatcaaattaatCCCGGTTTCCTTAATGGAGAATTTGACTCACTCTTTCTCATCCGAACCCACAGCTGCTCTACAAAATCCAAATCGCCTCGTTCCAAGAAAGAGTTGAAAATGGCAGTGTCTGTGTCAGGCTTCTGCTTTGTCGACTTTGAAAAAAGATGGAGACGCGAGAAAGCTACAACATTTACTCTCAAATGAATGCAGTTGTGAAAAAGCCCttgcttttaaaatatcatacctCAGCTTTTTTTGCAGTCTGATCCTGTAGTGTCTTTGCAGTGTTTTGGAgctctgaaagaaaaaaagataataagGATAAAGATAATATTAACTGCTGGTTAGTGTTAAATAGCTGCACTAATTCAATAAATACCCTCTAGGTATGCCTTGGTCAGATTTACAGCTGATGTGCTCTCCAAAGGTTCCATCCATTCAGTCTCACCAGTTCTCAAACCATCAGCAAGAGTCTAAAATAACAGGGATATGAAACAATTGGTTGTTTAGTTGTgcattaaaacatcattttcaatttcaaattACTTTGGGACACAAACCTGAAGAAACTCCAGCTCCCTGTA from Scomber scombrus chromosome 6, fScoSco1.1, whole genome shotgun sequence includes these protein-coding regions:
- the snapc5 gene encoding snRNA-activating protein complex subunit 5 is translated as MHSRLQELKKEEETLLKIKVMLQDQLNRLKFEEGALKSIINAQTDEGASQHPSPETEVHINLDDESEINRTKLLLNAAVDYDMEEEDEEEEDDEDEDEEDDEDDDNELEFVPEGEEDEDDY
- the lctlb gene encoding lactase-like b, producing the protein MLYSLGFSWGAGSSAYQTEGAWDKDGKGLSIWDVFSHKKGKVQQNETGDSSCEGYYKVKDDISLIKELKLNHYRFSISWPRLIPTGIKSDHINEKGIRYYDELIDQLLENKITPIVTLYHWDLPQVLQEKYGGWQNISMVNHFNEFANLCFERFGNRIKYWITFNNPWSVAVEGYETGEHAPGLKLRGTGAYRAAHHIIKAHAKVWHTYDTQWRAKQKGMVGISLSGDWGEPVDLTNQKDIEAAERYVQFYLGWFATPIFHGDYPQVMKDFIGRKSVQQGLGTSRLPSFSPQEKSYMKGTCDFLGIGHFTTRYITQKSYPIGRSSSSNYFTDRDLAELVDPRWPDPGSEWLYSVPWGFRRLLNFVKTQYGNPMIYVTENGVSEKMLCTELCDDWRIQYYKDYINEMLKAIKDGVNVKGYTAWSLLDKFEWDEGYSERFGLYYVDFRNKNKPRYPKASVQFYKRIISSNGFPNQREVENWRRKAVESCSSSNQLLAADPLTSHMEMVTEIVVPTVCTLSILLSAIFLMFLLRRRN
- the zwilch gene encoding protein zwilch homolog is translated as MGSKVISSAKDFSNILRSLQDEKSNDSCTYEEDIQILKMNGDKIAVVNMYCDNQPVFICEKYVPKISEPDDQKMTETSNCADDDDADDANADLFQTELVPDPLTIMKARQLLSWYTLSQNANVSAVDNIPALHPLWVRCDMSDPAGTSWFGAETVCVGSKVTGVKLYSVTCKGSTVDKKSLITLDELKQEHRKRHHSSSMVIKGSARFNLFGSTVVENTMIESQSSVTADFKWSHVESIPETPPLSSTAALNIKVASGDMRSPMFEMYRELEFLQTLADGLRTGETEWMEPLESTSAVNLTKAYLEELQNTAKTLQDQTAKKAESTKQKPDTDTAIFNSFLERGDLDFVEQLWVRMRKSVTSYQDIGDCLKLVIEALRYGDIKPWIHRDSSSSLSKLILQSYHQQIDHVSLTGVTPVHMLLEMGLDKMRKDYINYLIGEELTTLNHLCYYLSTEVDLQEQVIRLRKLHHLLEIIVTCSTFLGLPYDRLFFLTQSCLQHYKMYPYDEDHEFKLQIKPALISHFYQKEQPVLWGVEVSSGHGPREVRTALQLSDRPLVDHVIFETDYPNETVNGDSEDPAFFSTTVCCSLVNFA